A stretch of the Polyangiaceae bacterium genome encodes the following:
- a CDS encoding response regulator: protein MSAGSAEIYELFLALAPARIGAARSALELAEPEERARELCAALVPFAVDAALLGADGITALARALAYSPGAPRAEQERGLDTLEESIEALSHGDESGARVDEAALLARAAELRAAVGESEEPSAAEPAAGPAAAAPVPADDETHWVPALAEDMVAAFLDECGERLDGLAERLLVLEEQSDNKELVSEVFRDLHTLKGGSAFAGLKKLNRVAHLAEDLIGELRDGKRSCDRALVDLLLETLDALRAIVERARARAPIDVDVSDLLRRLKDPKAPKGAAAPKPVAEAAPSAEKPREAAAPAPAAAPAAASTLRIEFEKVDQLLNLVGEVVLARGRLSTAAEVQGALLREVSQLRKKLALVLPAESGRPGTAGALDDLQRTERVLRETWSDLDAGLGGLGLAVGQLRDNVMKLRMVPIARLFTKYQRTVRELGSKLGKEVRVELEGADTELDKVLVERLEDPLLHLVRNAVDHGVELPDVRAARGKPRAGLVRLAAHQRGGQIVVTISDDGGGMDPERLRQKAIEKGILSPEEAAALDDRGSFDLIFRAGFSTASQVSDVSGRGVGMDVVRDAIGKLKGSIVISSELGRGTRMELRLPLTLAITQVLAARVGGELVAIPLDAVVSGETLRAGDLENVADGVCLRVNEQLVPVVDLCDVLGLTNDGSLADAGESAVVIVDVGSDRLGLSVQQLLGRHEVVIKSLGPLLAGATCAAGATLIGDRVLLVVDLLEVARRAREPAATRAAPLRPAVRSKSRAKVLVAEDSDVIREAIRRELSRAGFDVVAAEDGAVALERARAEQFDAVSTDVMMPKLDGYELTRALRKDPRYEKVPIVMVTSKDARIDTLRGMDAGADLYLTKPADAGELVRALDSLLAKRKSG, encoded by the coding sequence GTGAGCGCGGGGTCTGCCGAGATCTACGAGCTGTTTCTGGCGCTCGCGCCGGCTCGCATCGGCGCCGCGCGCTCCGCGCTCGAGCTCGCCGAGCCCGAGGAGCGGGCGCGGGAGCTGTGCGCGGCGCTCGTCCCCTTCGCGGTCGACGCCGCTCTGCTCGGCGCCGACGGCATCACCGCTCTGGCCCGGGCGCTGGCGTACTCGCCGGGGGCGCCCCGCGCCGAGCAGGAGCGCGGGCTCGACACGCTGGAGGAGAGCATCGAGGCGCTGAGCCACGGCGACGAGTCGGGCGCGCGCGTGGACGAGGCCGCGCTCCTCGCCCGCGCCGCGGAGCTTCGAGCGGCAGTCGGCGAGAGCGAGGAACCGAGCGCCGCGGAGCCGGCGGCGGGCCCCGCCGCCGCCGCTCCGGTGCCCGCGGACGACGAGACGCACTGGGTGCCGGCGCTGGCCGAGGACATGGTGGCCGCTTTCCTCGACGAGTGCGGCGAGCGCCTCGACGGGCTGGCGGAGCGCCTGCTCGTGCTCGAGGAGCAGAGCGACAACAAGGAGCTGGTCAGCGAGGTCTTCCGCGACCTGCACACGCTCAAAGGCGGCAGCGCCTTCGCCGGGCTGAAGAAGCTGAACCGCGTCGCGCACCTGGCCGAAGATCTGATCGGCGAGCTGCGCGACGGCAAGCGGAGCTGCGATCGCGCGCTGGTCGACTTGCTGCTGGAGACGCTCGACGCGCTGCGCGCCATCGTCGAGCGAGCGCGAGCGCGCGCGCCCATCGACGTGGACGTGAGCGATCTGCTCCGCCGCCTGAAGGATCCGAAGGCGCCCAAGGGCGCCGCCGCCCCCAAGCCCGTCGCCGAGGCGGCCCCGAGCGCGGAAAAGCCCCGGGAGGCCGCCGCACCAGCCCCAGCCGCTGCCCCCGCGGCCGCCAGCACGCTGCGCATCGAGTTCGAGAAGGTGGACCAGCTCCTGAACCTGGTCGGCGAGGTCGTGCTCGCCCGCGGCCGGCTCTCCACCGCCGCCGAGGTGCAGGGCGCGCTCTTGCGCGAGGTGAGCCAGCTCCGGAAGAAGCTCGCGCTGGTGCTCCCCGCAGAGAGCGGCCGTCCCGGCACCGCCGGCGCGCTCGACGACTTGCAGCGCACCGAGCGCGTGCTGCGCGAGACCTGGAGCGATCTGGACGCGGGGCTCGGCGGCCTGGGCCTCGCGGTGGGGCAGCTCCGCGACAACGTGATGAAGCTCCGCATGGTGCCCATCGCGCGCCTGTTCACCAAGTACCAGCGCACGGTGCGCGAGCTCGGCAGCAAGCTGGGCAAAGAGGTGCGCGTCGAGCTCGAAGGCGCCGACACCGAGCTCGACAAGGTGCTGGTCGAGCGCCTGGAGGATCCGCTGCTTCACCTGGTGCGGAACGCGGTGGACCACGGAGTGGAGCTGCCGGACGTGCGCGCGGCGCGAGGCAAGCCCCGGGCGGGTCTGGTGCGCCTCGCCGCCCACCAGCGCGGCGGTCAGATCGTGGTGACCATCAGCGACGACGGCGGCGGCATGGATCCCGAGCGCCTGCGCCAGAAGGCCATCGAGAAGGGCATCCTGAGCCCGGAGGAGGCCGCGGCGCTCGACGACCGCGGGAGCTTCGACCTGATCTTCCGCGCCGGTTTCTCCACCGCGAGCCAGGTCTCGGACGTCTCCGGTCGCGGCGTCGGCATGGACGTGGTGCGCGACGCCATCGGCAAGCTCAAGGGCAGCATCGTGATCTCGTCGGAGCTCGGCCGGGGCACGCGGATGGAGCTCCGCCTGCCGCTGACCCTGGCCATCACGCAGGTTCTCGCCGCGCGGGTGGGCGGCGAGCTGGTGGCCATCCCGCTCGACGCCGTGGTCAGCGGGGAGACGCTGCGCGCGGGCGATCTCGAGAACGTGGCCGACGGCGTCTGCCTGCGCGTCAACGAGCAGCTCGTCCCCGTCGTCGATCTGTGCGACGTGCTCGGGCTCACCAACGACGGCTCGCTGGCGGACGCCGGAGAGAGCGCGGTGGTCATCGTGGACGTCGGCTCCGATCGCCTGGGCCTGTCAGTGCAGCAGCTGCTCGGCCGGCACGAGGTCGTGATCAAGTCGCTGGGCCCGCTCCTGGCGGGCGCGACCTGCGCCGCGGGCGCCACCCTGATCGGCGACCGCGTGCTCCTGGTGGTGGACCTGCTCGAGGTCGCCCGCCGTGCCCGCGAGCCCGCCGCCACGCGGGCCGCGCCGCTGCGTCCGGCCGTGCGCTCCAAGTCGCGCGCGAAGGTGCTGGTCGCGGAAGACAGCGACGTCATCCGCGAGGCCATCCGTCGCGAGCTCAGCCGCGCGGGCTTCGACGTGGTGGCCGCCGAGGACGGCGCCGTCGCGCTGGAGCGGGCGCGCGCCGAGCAGTTCGACGCCGTCAGCACCGACGTGATGATGCCCAAGCTCGACGGCTACGAGCTGACGCGCGCGCTGCGCAAGGATCCGCGCTACGAGAAGGTGCCGATCGTGATGGTCACCAGCAAGGACGCGCGCATCGACACGCTGCGCGGCATGGACGCGGGCGCGGACCTCTACCTGACCAAGCCCGCCGACGCCGGCGAGCTGGTGCGGGCGCTGGACTCGCTGCTCGCCAAGCGGAAGTCCGGGTAA